Genomic segment of Coffea arabica cultivar ET-39 chromosome 1e, Coffea Arabica ET-39 HiFi, whole genome shotgun sequence:
CCTAGActtaaaagacaaaaaaaaaaaaaaaatgaaaagataaaTCCTCGTCAAGTTACAGCAAACACTAACACAGTAGCAGTATTGCTGTAGTGAAGCAGCAAAGCATGTCACTCACATGGCCTCAACCGGAGACGACCACTTCATCAATCTGTATCTCTTTTTACCCCAGCCATCATTCCTTCAGCCTAATACTACAAAAAGCTCCCCGCTCCCACTGTGGGCCCTTCCTTAGCTGGATGATAAAGGAAAATGCTGCACTTCAAAGTTATAATTTTTCCCTCCTCCCTTTAATTATTCAATTCACTTTTGGTACCCACATTGCCTTTGTCTGTTACTATCACCATTACTTTTTGGATTGATTTAAGATAATTCGTATACtataatttttttggtttattcaTCAGACTTTCTCAGTGTATTAATGGTTTTGTTCTCTTCCCAAGTTTCTTTCTTGACTTGAGACAaaaacttttgtttgatttgttTCTTTCTCAGATTTCAAGACTTAGAATCATCAGTATAACCCAGGCGAGATTCAGTCCTTTTTGACCCCCAGTGATTTGACCAGAATTGCTTTCTTttactgctttttttttttctcgtttGTTCAACTGTTCAGGGTATAAGATCTTCACTTTATGGTACTCTAATAACTTGCTTAATTGGAATTATATGTGTAATTTGGTGTTTGTCTTAAGTAGATGGCTGTCGTCAATTAAAgggcttttctttttcctttctttggcAGTGTTGATGGTGCAGCATAAATTAAATTGTTGTTAGGGAATGCTTAGAGCTTAATCAAGCATTTGGGAAAGTAATGGCACACTTCAAGGACGATCTTGATCCTGCATTTCGAGGCGCAGGGGCAAACCCGTATCCTTATTTTTGCATTTGCTTTCACTAATCTGTCAATTATTAAGTTTATTGCCATTCTTagttatcttctttttttgtttttttttttggcattgtTATTAATTCTTGAAAGATGCAGCATGCCACGATCTAGTAGTGTTTAGATCCATATGGTGTTTCCAAACAGAGTTCATCCGTCAACTGTTTGCTTCCCGAACTTGTGTTAACTTATTTCATTCTGATTTACTCTTCAAGCCACGATAGtctaaaatacaaaaattttaatGGCATTTGGAGAAAAAAGGAACTGAGCAGCAGATAGATATATCAGAATAGATAATCATCATTATCATAATTCTGCTTTGTCTTAATGTCTTTTTGGCTTTATCTAGCTCATACACAATTGAGGATACAGATTATGTCCCAGCGGTGAATCTGCTATTTAGTTGGTAGCTCAATTGGAATAATTAGCTTATCCTTGATCTTCTTCTGAGTTTAGCGGTCTGGAAATTTGGTGTGTAGAGAATCTCCGGTTGGTTCTGGTTCCAAAATCCTCGCATGGAAAATTCTTTTCTGGAAGTGCATATCTGGTTTTGCATGTAAGTCTAGAAATTTCAACTGTAAGCTCTTGTTATAGCAAGCTATTATCATTTAAAGGGATGAGTTGACTTGCAATGAAAAAAGCATTTTTCCTAGAGATATCTATGCATAAGGAAGATGATTCTTTGACAGCGTGCTTGCTCAAACAATGTGACTCATGTTCTCGCATTGCTGAGTAGAGTGCTATATGTATTTCCATTGAGATGGAAGGGAATTGTTGATTACTTCCTCGTAATTTGTTTGATGCAGACTTTCTTTCTTAGAAGCGGCTCTGCTTGGCATGAGATACATTACTGGATTGGAAGGGATGCAAAAGAGGTTTCCCTGTTCTCGTATTGTTTTTAAATACTTGATGTCTGAGCAATATCTTTTTGTTGGAGCTGCAAAAAATAGTATTTGACAGCTTTTGTACGTAACCATAACACCAGTTGATTCCAGAAGAGTTTGGTTAATGGCATCTTTGTTTTAGGCTCCTTTTTCGTCCTAATTCTCAGGGTTTTGGACGGTGGCAAGCTGTGGATGGGGCAGGGTTGTGCATTAGTTTTCTCTGTAAACTTGAGGgcattaaaaaattttctaatgtatcATGGTTTAAAAGGATGCTTGGGAGAATAAGTTGTTGCTTGTATCTTTGGTCTAAGAATGTGTTTGACGTTGCTTATTAAATTGGTAGGTTGACTCAATTCTGGCATCAGACAAAGCGCTTGAACTGGATTTAGCCCTGGGATCTCAGGCTGTGCAATATCGAGAAGTTCAAGGTGAAGAAACTCAAAAGTTCTTGTCCTATTTCAAACCTTGCATCATCCCAGTTGAAGGGGTGTTTTCTTCTGGACGAGCAGATTTGGAGACTAGTACATACCAAGTCAGCTTGTTTACATGCAAGGGAGATCGTGTTGTTCATATTAAAGAAGTAAGATATGAATAGTGGCGGACCTGTTAAAGGTTTTCTATGAAAGTCTAATATTCACAAGCTCTATATAGAGAATGATGAGATATTATCCATGATTTATCGTAATCAAATAATACTTCTTGACCCAAGTTTTTTGTGTTATTAACATCTAATCAAGTTACATAAACACATGTGACACCCACACAGTAATAAGAATTTTACCTGACTGATACATGCTTTATATATTGACCAGGTTCCTTTTACTCGGTCGTCTCTGAACCACAATGATGTATTTATACTTGATACAGCATTCAAGATTTTCCTTTTCAGTGGTTGCAACTCCAGTAGTCAAGAAAGAGCTAAAGCTTTGGAGGTTGTGCAATATATTAAAGAAACTAAGCACAGTGGAAAGTGTGATATTGCAACTATAGGTAGGATGCTTTCTAATTTCTGTCACTTATTTGTTAATGGAGTTGATATTTCTAACCTTAGCTGTTGGCTTGATGCAGAAGACGGAAAATTTGTCGCTGATCCTGATGCTGGAGAATTCTGGAGCTTATTTGGTGGTTACGCTCCAATTCCAAAGGACTTGCCCTGCAATAGCCTACAACTGCCTGAATGTCCGGCGACAAAACTATTCTGGTGAGTTTTGATTGAACTAACAAGGTGTCTATAGACATTAGAAGCGCTTTTCCCCATTCTATCCACTTATAGTTCATCAAGGGGTGGACCAATGACCCATGCTGCAATTTGATGCATGATTATGCTGGCAAGTTCCTGGTTGGCAGTGAGAAATTACATGAACTTCTATCTTCGACTCACAGGCTATCATTCAATCAATAGTACATGACAAATCTCATTCATTAATAAGCTTTGACGTCAATTCAGTTATCTGTATATCTATCTCTGATTTTTAGCCTCCATGTCTGAAATGCCTTGGAATCTATTAGCAGATGCAAACAATTTAAGCTATTTGTTCTTTTTAAGTTTCCATCTTTTGTTTCGGCAGAATGTCCCTTCTACTTTAGGATTGCTTTAAGGTTCTCTGATGGGCAGGATAACTACTCAGGGAAAAATGTGTGAGAATGCACCTGGTATACTGGTTAAAGAGATGCTCAGTTCAGACAAATGTTATATGTTAGATTGTGAAGCTGAGATTTTTGTTTGGATGGGAAGAAGCACCTCAATGACGGAGCGGAAAACATCAATTTCAGCTACAGAAGTAAGAGTCTctttttgctttagtttctttcCCCCTTATTAGAACCTATGTGATTGGTGGTTTCCAAAAGCAAATGGTTTCTGGTAATTTGCCTTCTTCTTTTATAGACTGTTGTAGATGCAAGAGATGTGTTATGAAGGATATGATAGTTTAGGAAGGCAGATAAACAAATTTAAATTGACTTCAGCTCAAGTACCTGTTAAGTACTGGTATATACTTATCAATTTGATGCTGGCTATCATGAATGATTGACTACTATCCAGCTAGGAATCAAAGTAACATTTTGGGACCTATCTACAAAGTAACCTCCTCTAGGTCAGGTGTATGTTCACTTCATTACTCCTTTATATTCTTGGATGTGCAGAAACTTCTGATGCACGGAGACTTCTGTATTTTTAATACTAGAGCTAGACACGTATATTATGCAAGTCTGTGGTATGCTCCTTCTAAATGCTTGACAATTCTGGTACATGTTTCACCGGTTAAACATCACATATATTTTTAGGATTTGACTTCTGATGAAGGTAATAATTGGTGTTTACTTTTCTATGATATTTAGTTCAAAAACTTGAGAAGATGCAGGGAATTTTTAGGATGGTATATGCAATGTCTTGTCTGGAGCACTAAAAGGTGTGGAACACAATTTGCAGTGCAGATTTTGCAGCCTAGCCTTAATGTCCTATTCTTTCGTATTTATCTTGGTATGAAAAGATTAAAGTGCTATTCTTCATCTCAAGCTCCAATTCTCCTGATTGAACGCACTGGAATCTGCAGCCATGAAGATCTCATTATCATGACTTTTTATGATTGAAAATGCTTTCATCTGTGGTTGCTCTTCAATGTGGTTTTTTCGTTtgtttgagaatttttcttGCCCTTATTTATTCCTCTTGAGCAttactttgtttctttctttgtttctgtTTGCATTATATGCATTGCACTTTAAATATATGGTAAATGTGTGTCattttttggggaaaaaaatgaaagtgaaataGTCAATCTTTCTCCAGCACAAGCGACAGCCAAGGTTCTCTACTGGCAGATCCGAAGAAACCAACTGAACTCAATTCCGTTGATTTCACAAGAACAGAAAATAGAGCTCTCTAAATTATGAAGTaaacaattgaaagaaattatCCAAGTGGAAGAAACCAATCAAAATCAATGCAAGAGATCCGACCAATCATATTTGAATAACAGATTTAATATCATGGAGAAAATCGCGTTCTAACTCGAGCATTTTACTTCCCAGATATTTCCAGTCTGATTTGTTTTTCTCTGCACAGGATTTTGTGAGAGCTCAGGGAAAATCAACTGAAATCAAATTAACTTTCTTGACTGAAGGATCAGAAACTGCTTCATTTAAGTCATACTTTGGTGATTGGCCTGAAAAAGCAGAGCCAAAATTGTATGAAGAAGGTCGAGGAAAAGTTGCAGGTTTGTGTCTCATGGACTATGCtacaagggaaaaggaaaatcatgaTGAGGTGTTACTAAATATCTTGTCAATAATTGCTTGTACTTTCAGCAATATTTAAGCAACAGGGATATGATGTAAAGGAGCTTCCGGATGACAATGAAGAATCAAACCTGTTTATGGATATATGTGGTGAAAGAAAGGTTTATCTTTAGAAAAATTGTCTATTTCTTGAAGCCCAAAGACATGTATTAAGTGTTTTCTTAAGCTTTCTAGTTCTCAGGTTTGGCGGGTGGACAGTGGCAATTTAAATGTTGTCCCTGTTGTGGAACCAATGAAGTTTTACAGTGGGGATTGCTACATTGTGCAGTATACATATCTCAGCGGGGGAAGGGAGGAGAATTTATTCTATGCTTGGCTTGGTCAAAAAAGTCTGATGGTAGGACAGCTTAATTTTTGGAGATGAATGCTTGTAACTTTGCTTTATCTACTTGTCAACTATCCCTTGTAATGGGCTAAATCATTTCCTTTACTtctgtttttcaagaaaataatttttggagATGAATGCTTGTAACTTAGCTTTATCTACATGTCAACTATCTCTTGTAAGGGGTAAATCATTttctttacttctttttttggagaaaacttttgaataCAAGTTCTGAATATATAGGCTATGTGTTGTGTTGGCACGTACACAGGCATGTAAAGTGGTGTTTAgatttttaaatttgattttgatattgGTTCGGAGGTTGTTCTGCTCTGCCAGACACATGTTGgccaattttctatttttaatattttaataaagAC
This window contains:
- the LOC113711001 gene encoding villin-1-like isoform X6: MAHFKDDLDPAFRGAGANPGLEIWCVENLRLVLVPKSSHGKFFSGSAYLVLHTFFLRSGSAWHEIHYWIGRDAKEVDSILASDKALELDLALGSQAVQYREVQGEETQKFLSYFKPCIIPVEGVFSSGRADLETSTYQVSLFTCKGDRVVHIKEVPFTRSSLNHNDVFILDTAFKIFLFSGCNSSSQERAKALEVVQYIKETKHSGKCDIATIEDGKFVADPDAGEFWSLFGGYAPIPKDLPCNSLQLPECPATKLFWITTQGKMCENAPGILVKEMLSSDKCYMLDCEAEIFVWMGRSTSMTERKTSISATEDFVRAQGKSTEIKLTFLTEGSETASFKSYFGDWPEKAEPKLYEEGRGKVAAIFKQQGYDVKELPDDNEESNLFMDICGERKVWRVDSGNLNVVPVVEPMKFYSGDCYIVQYTYLSGGREENLFYAWLGQKSLMDDRVQAISCMNDLVNSVKGDPAMAQIVEGREPLQFFFILKILIIFKGGKSTGYKTFTAENDNADETYHDSKTALFRVEGTSSYNMQAIQVDEVASSLNSSYCFILKTETSTYTWIGNLSSVRDHDLLDRMLDLINPTWQAVLVREGSEPDSFWTTLGGKAEYTREKKIKEFIEDPNLYVTSLEGDLKVKEIFNYSQDDLTTEDVLILDCHSDIYVWVGRHSSVNSKLQALTLGLKFLEKKKSLGQHQLEPPLYVVTEGSEPPSFTCFFQWDPSKANIRTSWKAYSMETVSKDLKI
- the LOC113711001 gene encoding villin-1-like isoform X2 encodes the protein MAHFKDDLDPAFRGAGANPGLEIWCVENLRLVLVPKSSHGKFFSGSAYLVLHTFFLRSGSAWHEIHYWIGRDAKEVDSILASDKALELDLALGSQAVQYREVQGEETQKFLSYFKPCIIPVEGVFSSGRADLETSTYQVSLFTCKGDRVVHIKEVPFTRSSLNHNDVFILDTAFKIFLFSGCNSSSQERAKALEVVQYIKETKHSGKCDIATIEDGKFVADPDAGEFWSLFGGYAPIPKDLPCNSLQLPECPATKLFWITTQGKMCENAPGILVKEMLSSDKCYMLDCEAEIFVWMGRSTSMTERKTSISATEDFVRAQGKSTEIKLTFLTEGSETASFKSYFGDWPEKAEPKLYEEGRGKVAAIFKQQGYDVKELPDDNEESNLFMDICGERKVWRVDSGNLNVVPVVEPMKFYSGDCYIVQYTYLSGGREENLFYAWLGQKSLMDDRVQAISCMNDLVNSVKGDPAMAQIVEGREPLQFFFILKILIIFKGGKSTGYKTFTAENDNADETYHDSKTALFRVEGTSSYNMQAIQVDEVASSLNSSYCFILKTETSTYTWIGNLSSVRDHDLLDRMLDLINPTWQAVLVREGSEPDSFWTTLGGKAEYTREKKIKEFIEDPNLYVTSLEGDLKVKEIFNYSQDDLTTEDVLILDCHSDIYVWVGRHSSVNSKLQALTLGLKFLEKKKSLGQHQLEPPLYVVTEGSEPPSFTCFFQWDPSKANIRTSWKAYSMETVSKDLKSKTNGVNDSRRSLSPMSTDFSSSLRSSDFRRFSSPPPVKKNLSAGSPNLDNNNGFVSKVSNLTRSAESLQLNEAEYDVHLVAHPYDRLVVQSNNPVADIDITRREAYLSYEEFQERFGMSKQNFYQLPKWRQNKLKMSLHLF
- the LOC113711001 gene encoding villin-1-like isoform X4; the encoded protein is MAHFKDDLDPAFRGAGANPGLEIWCVENLRLVLVPKSSHGKFFSGSAYLVLHTFFLRSGSAWHEIHYWIGRDAKEVDSILASDKALELDLALGSQAVQYREVQGEETQKFLSYFKPCIIPVEGVFSSGRADLETSTYQVSLFTCKGDRVVHIKEVPFTRSSLNHNDVFILDTAFKIFLFSGCNSSSQERAKALEVVQYIKETKHSGKCDIATIEDGKFVADPDAGEFWSLFGGYAPIPKDLPCNSLQLPECPATKLFWITTQGKMCENAPGILVKEMLSSDKCYMLDCEAEIFVWMGRSTSMTERKTSISATEDFVRAQGKSTEIKLTFLTEGSETASFKSYFGDWPEKAEPKLYEEGRGKVAAIFKQQGYDVKELPDDNEESNLFMDICGERKVWRVDSGNLNVVPVVEPMKFYSGDCYIVQYTYLSGGREENLFYAWLGQKSLMDDRVQAISCMNDLVNSVKGDPAMAQIVEGREPLQFFFILKILIIFKVASSLNSSYCFILKTETSTYTWIGNLSSVRDHDLLDRMLDLINPTWQAVLVREGSEPDSFWTTLGGKAEYTREKKIKEFIEDPNLYVTSLEGDLKVKEIFNYSQDDLTTEDVLILDCHSDIYVWVGRHSSVNSKLQALTLGLKFLEKKKSLGQHQLEPPLYVVTEGSEPPSFTCFFQWDPSKANMLGNSFERKLALLKGKTEKLGIRTSWKAYSMETVSKDLKSKTNGVNDSRRSLSPMSTDFSSSLRSSDFRRFSSPPPVKKNLSAGSPNLDNNNGFVSKVSNLTRSAESLQLNEAEYDVHLVAHPYDRLVVQSNNPVADIDITRREAYLSYEEFQERFGMSKQNFYQLPKWRQNKLKMSLHLF
- the LOC113711001 gene encoding villin-1-like isoform X5 produces the protein MAHFKDDLDPAFRGAGANPGLEIWCVENLRLVLVPKSSHGKFFSGSAYLVLHTFFLRSGSAWHEIHYWIGRDAKEVDSILASDKALELDLALGSQAVQYREVQGEETQKFLSYFKPCIIPVEGVFSSGRADLETSTYQVSLFTCKGDRVVHIKEVPFTRSSLNHNDVFILDTAFKIFLFSGCNSSSQERAKALEVVQYIKETKHSGKCDIATIEDGKFVADPDAGEFWSLFGGYAPIPKDLPCNSLQLPECPATKLFWITTQGKMCENAPGILVKEMLSSDKCYMLDCEAEIFVWMGRSTSMTERKTSISATEDFVRAQGKSTEIKLTFLTEGSETASFKSYFGDWPEKAEPKLYEEGRGKVAAIFKQQGYDVKELPDDNEESNLFMDICGERKVWRVDSGNLNVVPVVEPMKFYSGDCYIVQYTYLSGGREENLFYAWLGQKSLMDDRVQAISCMNDLVNSVKGDPAMAQIVEGREPLQFFFILKILIIFKGGKSTGYKTFTAENDNADETYHDSKTALFRVEGTSSYNMQAIQVDEVASSLNSSYCFILKTETSTYTWIGNLSSVRDHDLLDRMLDLINPTWQAVLVREGSEPDSFWTTLGGKAEYTREKKIKEFIEDPNLYVTSLEGDLKVKEIFNYSQDDLTTEDVLILDCHSDIYVWVGRHSSVNSKLQALTLGLKFLEKKKSLGQHQLEPPLYVVTEGSEPPSFTCFFQWDPSKANMLGNSFERKLALLKGKTEKLGIRTSWKAYSMETVSKDLKI